The following is a genomic window from Chryseobacterium sp. StRB126.
TCCATGTAATATGATAAGGAATATGAGCGGCTGATCCGCCAATTTCCAAAACAGGTAAAACATCCGATTTAATGGAGTTTCCAAGCATCAGAAAGTTTTCCGGTTGGCAGTCAAGATGTTTTAGCAGTTTTTTATAATCATTTTCCTTTTTATCACTCATAATTTCGATATGATGGAAATAGTCCTGTAATCCAGAATTTTTTAGTTTACGTTCCTGATCCAGCAAATCTCCTTTTGTAGCTACTACAAGCCTGTATTTTCCTTTTAAACTTTCAAGTGTTTCTGTAACTCCATCTAAAAGCTCAATCGGTTTTTGAAGGAGTTCCTGCCCCAGTTCAATAGCTTTATTAACCAATTGTAAAGAGGCTGTATTATTTGAAACTCTTCCAATAGTCTCAATCATACAAAGCATAAATCCTTTTACTCCATATCCGTATAA
Proteins encoded in this region:
- a CDS encoding HAD family hydrolase, with product MNNHITTIAFDADDTLWINEPYFQEAEKEFCALLEDYLPHHSVSQELFKTEMKNLHLYGYGVKGFMLCMIETIGRVSNNTASLQLVNKAIELGQELLQKPIELLDGVTETLESLKGKYRLVVATKGDLLDQERKLKNSGLQDYFHHIEIMSDKKENDYKKLLKHLDCQPENFLMLGNSIKSDVLPVLEIGGSAAHIPYHITWSHEQHDINLEHEHFMELKAINEILQFL